In the Sphingobacterium sp. PCS056 genome, CGATCCGATAATCGCGTACATCATAACTACCATATGAAACAGCTACTGAAATAGGTTCCTCAGCACCAAATAGTAACGTGTCGAGTTGTTCTTCTGTTAATTTCTCTAAAGGAGTGCTCAGAGAAAAATCAAGTTTTTTAGCAACCGCTTTTAAAACTTGGAAATTCCAAGTTTCCTTTGCAGGGCCTAGTGGCGCTAAACCTCCTTTTTGAATACTTAATTTACGATCAGGAATAACGGTGTTTTTATCAATTTCAAAGATATAACCTAGACCATCACATTTTGGACAAGCTCCATATGGCGAATTAAAAGAGAAGGTATTCGGTTGTGGCTCATCATAAGAAATACCCGATTCAGCATCCATTAAGTAGCGGCTGAAAAATTGTTCATCATTTTCCTGATTAGCCACTTTGATAATTCCTTTCGCTGTTTTCATCGCTTGCATAACAGATGTCTGCAGGCGCTTTTTATCATCGGCAGTTACTTTAAGTCGGTCTACTACAATCTCAATATCATGTATTTTATACCGATCCACCTGCATTTTTGGCGTGAGATCTACGATTTCACCATCTACACGGACTTTTACATAACCCTGCTTACGGATTTGTTCAAATAATTCGCGGTAATGACCTTTACGGCCCTTAATAACAGGAGCCAAAATATTTAGTGCTTGCCCATCAAAATCAGTCAGAATGCGATCCACAATTTGATCATCAGACATGCGCTGCATGCGATTGCCCGTTATATAAGAAAATGCCTCACTCGCACGTGCAAATAGCAGACGCATAAAATCATAAACCTCAGTAATGGTACCGACTGTCGAACGCGGATTTTTGCTCGTCGTTTTTTGTTCAATAGAAATAACAGGGCTCAATCCGGAAATTTTATCGACATCAGGTCGCTCCATGCCACCCAAAAACTGACGGCTGTATGCACTAAATGTCTCCATATACCGCCTTTGACCCTCTGCATAGATCGTGTCAAAAGCTAATGACGATTTACCACTACCACTTAGTCCCGTGATAACAACCAATTCGTTTCTAGGAAATGAAATGTCAATATTCTTGAGATTGTGTACACGTGCTCCAAATACTTGAACTTCATTTTGTTCACCTAAATCTGGTGTGATTTTCTTTGTCATGTAACCCCTGTTTTCTTCCAAACGCAGATGAATTTCTGCAAACATGCAAAATTACTTATTTTTAATGAACTTTAACAGTGCTCATATCTTTATTATTGTCACGACATTGCAAATCTATAGCTTAAATAATGGGTATAATTTGTACTTTGCCATTTCACAACTTATATGAAGAAATTAGACGTAACTAAACAAGAAAAAGAATCCTTAGAAGAAGCGATACAATTTTGGGAAAAGGAGAAAATAATCGATGCATCAACCGCTAGTGCTATGGTCAATAGTATTGATGTAAAAAGCTTTGATTGGAAACGCTTAGCACGCTATGCTTTTTGGGTTGCGCTGGCTTCTTTGGTGTTTGCCGTATTTTCTTTGATGACAGATACAGCCTTTCTCAAATTTGTCGATACACTTTATGAAGCACCAAATATTTTGTTTTGCTTATTCTTTGCTGCACTAGGCGTTTTATTTTATACATTAGGATTTCGTTACAAAACAAAATTTCCCAATAAAAATCTATCTATTGAAACCATGATGCTCATCGGAGTATTCGCAACAGCAGCATGTATTGGGTTTTTAGGTAAAGTGCTGGACAAAAATAGCATGCATTATTCTTTACTATTTTTATTGTCGGTACTCATCTATGGATACCTCGCCAATCGCCTTAAGTCAAAACTGATATGGGTTTTTATGCTCATCGCTTTAGGGATTTGGTTTGCAACAGAAACAGCCTACCATAGCGATTGGGGATTTAAGTTCTGGGGAATGAATTATCCATTGCGTTTTACCATTTTTGGTTTTGTCTTAACATTAGTAGCTATATACATACAACCACGATTTAAGCAATTGATGGAATTTCAGTCCCTCAGCTATCTCATTGGGTTATTGTATCTGATGGTTTCATTGTGGTCCCTTTCTATTTTTGGCAACTATTCGGATTTTTATGAGTGGACATTAGTACGACAATATCATATATTCTACTGGGGATTATTATCTACTGCAGTATCGGCAGGTTTAGTGATCTATGGTTTAAAGATGAAAGATAATACCACCAGGGAAATCGGTTTCGTATTTTTTGTATTGAATGTCTATACCCGTTATGTCGAGTATCTATGGGATAATATCAATCGTGCTATCTTCTTCCTCATCTTGGCGATCTCCTTTTGGTTTGTGGGCCGTTGGGCAGAGAAATTGTGGCAAAAACGCGAAGAAGGTATTGATGGATAGGTACACTAATTTTTGATCGACCCAAGGGCAATCCCATCAGAATGAAATTGTAAATCCAACTCCTCGGGAAGAAGTTATTTGCAAGCTTACATCATGTTTGAGGTATTTTCGAAGCCGTGTAATAAACACATCCATGCTACGGCCATTGAAAAAATCACTGGTGCCCCACACTTCTTGTAAAATTTCTTCCCGTGTCACAAGAGAACCCGAGCGCTTACTTAGAAATAATAAGAGCTTGGCCTCCCTTTCTGTTAATTTAAATTGTTCGAAAGGATGAGACAAGATTAAGCGTTGTGGAAAAAACTGATAACTGCCCAATGTTATCGAGATCGTGAGCTCTTTCTTTTTATTCCGCTTTAAGATATTTTGGATACGCAATACCAACTCTTCTGGATCACAGGGTTTTGTGATGTAGTCATCGGCACCTATTTTTAGACCGGTTAATTTGTCAATTTTTTGCTCTTTGGCAGTTAAGAAAATAAAAGGAAACTCAGGGAAACGTTCCTTTATTTCTTGCGCTAATGTAAACCCACTTTTAAGAGGCAACATTACATCAATGATTAACAAATCATAAGGAAGTGTATTTTCATACAGCGAAAATTCAGCAGGACTTTGCATCCAATGAACTTCATATCCCGAAAGTTGTAGATAATGCTGCAGCATAAAGCCAAAATCAGGATCATCCTCGATTAACAAAAGCTTAGTTTTCATGTGGTATCGAAATATTAAATGTGGTTCCTTGATTCTGTTTACTACTGACTTGAATATTTCCTTGGTGGCGGTTCACGATATTGTTGATTAGATATAAACCCAATCCTAAACCTTTAGTATCATGAATGTTATTTTTTTGTATGCGGTAGAATTTTTCAAAAATATGAGGAATCTCCTTCTGAATTATCCCAATTCCATTATCACGCACTTGAATCTTGCATAGGTTCTGATCATTTGTGATGGATATATGCAATTGCGTAGCACCATACTTGATACTATTATCCATCAGATTCACCAATATGGTGTTAAAATCAACATCATTGAGCGGAACAGCCACCTTTGTAATATCGTTCATTTCAAAGTGGATATCAGGATGTGCTAGCTTAAAATCGGATAGCAATGTTGCTATCTGATGATTAGCGATCACGATATTAGAAATTTCTTTTTTTGGTTCATTCAGGGGTTCTAAAGTCTGTTCTAGGCGCTCCAATTGTCTGGTCATGACTGCTATTATAGTAGGGTCGGGATGTTTTTCTAAAGTTTTTAAAGCGACTTTTAGGGTTGCAATAGGTGTTTTAAGTTCATGCGAAATATTGTCAACAGTGTCATGTAACTGCCCAATTTTCTTCTGTTGCTTTTTAAGATTTTGATAGGTCTTATAAAATAAGAACAGTAGGGCTATTAGGATCAAAAGTGTATTCAATAGTAGGAATGCCAATTCTTTGAAAACAACCCAATTGATATTAACAACTTCAAAAGTTGATTTTCGAAGCACAAGAAAACTATATGGTTTATCCTCTTGTTCAACGGTTATTGTCGATTCCTCTTTTGTCAATTGTTTCACCGTTCTTTCCGTAGCCCATGTTCCCGAAGATAGCTCTAATGGATGCATGAGATTTCCGTTCGTTTTATACACCACAATCGGATTATTCAATAGCTTTTGCTCGGTGTTTTTGAAAGTGATCTGTAGAATTTCTTTTTGTAATTTTACTTCAAGACCTAATGGAGAGAATATACTATCCACATAATGAGTCAGTACATGTTGAGCCCGCTTTGCTTTTTCTGAATAACTGTTTTCTAGTTGAGCAAGTGTAATGTTCCCTTGGACCAAATTGATATAATGAGCCGTAGCATCTTGGTTATTTAATAGATCGTTATCAAATAATGCATCTGTATCATCAATTTGTCCTAATTTTTCTTTTGTCTTTGAATAGATTTCCCGTTTCTTCAAATGAAAAGAATTCATTAATAAATATGTCTGGATACCAATGAGGACTAGAAAGAGTATAACGAAAATATAAATATAGTTTTTAGACTTCAGTTCCATATACAAATATAAGTTCCGCTTTTGAATAAATGGAACCTTAACCTTCCATTAACCCTTCATTAACCGAAGTTTTCCCTGACATGAGACACTTTTGTACCATCAATTAAAAAAGCATGAAGTTTCTTATTATTTTTTTATTATTACCTTTTATTGGACAGGCTCAAGGGAAGCGTTTAGCTGTTAAAGTCTGTGATCAAAGCGAACGTGCATTGACAGATGTTACCGTTGTACTATTAGATAGTGCAGGGAAATTAATATACACGTCCCAGGTAGATACAGCAGGTAGATTCGACTATACTATTGCAGAGAAAAATCTATACAGGCTGGCAATATCTCACTTAAACTACGAAAATCAAGAACTCTACTTTCGTTCCGATACCGTGCAAAAATTGGTGTTGATCAAGCTCAGTCCAAATGAAACCAAACTTGAAGAAGCACAAGTGACCGGCAAGCGTCCTCGAGTCATTCGAAAGATTGATCGATTGGAGTTTAATGTCCAAGGCAGTAATTTATCCGGATTGAATAGTTGGGATATTTTAAAGCGGACACCTATGGTGATGCTCACGGGGAGTAATATTGCTGTCCGTGGAGATAAGAAAGTAGCAGTCATGATCAATGAAAGAAAGTTGATGCTGACAGGAGAAGAGCTGAAGACACTCTTAGAGAATACTGCGGGATCAGATGTGCAAGCTATTGAGGTCATCACCAATCCACCTGCAAAATATGAGGCAGAAGGGAGCACAATCATCAATATCAAAATGACCAAATCACAACTTTATGGATACCGGGGAGTGGTGTTGGCTTTGGCAGAGCAAAGTAACTATGCAAAACAGCTCTTTGGACTGACCCAATATTATAAAAATGAAAAAATTAATCTGCGTGCTACCTACAATTATGGTAGAGGGACATATGCACGATATGGGACTGATTTTGTATACTATCCCAATGAACAAACATCATGGGAAAGTATCATGACTCGCATCGATAAAAATAATAGTCAAAACAGTTATGTGTTCTCTTTCGATTATACACCTGATACCTCTTTGACTATCGCTATAGGATTAAATGGTTATTACGGACCCAAGTCTGCTGGAGTATATCGCGTACCGACTTCTATCTATAATAAGGATGGTCAACTGGAGTCTTCTTATTTAACGAAGAATGACCATGTAGATTCTCGGAAAACCAATAACCTGTATTTACAGGTTAACAAAAAGATAAATTCCAATTGGAATGCGAATTGGTCGTCATATTTTACAACAAATCGAAGATCTAATCTGCAAGATGTATGGACCGATTTAAATTTTAAAGACCAGGAACCGACAAGCACCCGGTTTGTAAGTGATAATGCGAGTCAAAATCAGCTGTTATCCACACAACTCGATTTTTCCGCAAATTTAAATAAGGTCGCTCTAGAATTTGGAGGAAAATTTAGTACTGTAAAAACAAAAAGTACTTTATTGTTTTTCGATGATGAACGAGGTAGTTTTCAGGAAAGAGCTGATAAGAGTAATGTTTTTGATTACGATGAGCAGCAATTTGCCGCTTATGCGTCAATGGAATATAAATGGGGTAAATGGAGCTGGAAAGGAGGATTACGTTTGGAAAATACGGCATTGAATGGTATCGTTTCTGAACCTGCAGACCGCAATCATCAAAATTATTGGGCACTCTTTCCAACATTCTATGCCCAATATCATACAGATCAGGAATATCAGTGGGGATTTTCCTATGGCAAACGAATCAGCAGACCAGCATACTCCTGGTTAAATCCTGCGAAGTCTTATTATAATTTGTTTTCTTACTTTCAGGGAGATCCACGGTTGCGAGCCACAATTATTCACAATCTTAATATCATGTTTACAAAAGAGAACTGGAATGTGGACTTGTTCTATCGTTATGAGCAGTGGCCATCCATGGAGATTTCTATTCAGGATAATATCAATCATCAATTGATCTATCAGTATACAAATATTAAAAAAGGGCAAGGTGCCGGTGTAGATTTGAGTAAAAGTTTCCAGCTGTTGAAAAACTGGAGTTTAAATACACAATTGGAAGGAATGTATAATGTAAACTACTATCAAGGAAGAGATCTTGAGTTATACCGCAATCAGGTGTGGATGGCCAATGGTAATGTCAGCTCAACTTTCCTGCTGAATAAAAATGTCGATTGGAATTTGGAAATTGGCAATACCTTTGAGTCGCCTACCATACAGGGGCCTTTTAAGATTTCTGGTTACTCAAGTACCTACCTATTGACCAATCGGAAGTTTTTTAATAAAAAATTTGAAGTAAACTTTTCCTTTATGGATATTTTTAAAACTGAAAAGCAGCGAGTATCATCACAATATGCTGACCAGAATAATTATTATAACGATTATCGCGATACACGTAAAGTAAATGTAACACTTCGTTATCATTTTGGTAATCAAAAAATTAAAAATAGTGCCAATGTGCCGAAAAAAACAGAGGAACAAGGGAGGTTATAAGATAAATGAGTAAATATTAAAACCCAGATTTGCACAGAAATCTGGGTTTTAATATCGCTGAAAACACTTTAATTTATTTTCAGGGAATAGGTGATATCAATACCACCTGCCGCAAGCATGTCATGCACGGAACAGTATTTTTTAACCGCTAATTCTGCTGCTTTTTGGGCTTTGATCTCGTCAATATTACCTTTTAAATAGAAGCTAA is a window encoding:
- a CDS encoding response regulator transcription factor, which produces MKTKLLLIEDDPDFGFMLQHYLQLSGYEVHWMQSPAEFSLYENTLPYDLLIIDVMLPLKSGFTLAQEIKERFPEFPFIFLTAKEQKIDKLTGLKIGADDYITKPCDPEELVLRIQNILKRNKKKELTISITLGSYQFFPQRLILSHPFEQFKLTEREAKLLLFLSKRSGSLVTREEILQEVWGTSDFFNGRSMDVFITRLRKYLKHDVSLQITSSRGVGFTISF
- a CDS encoding sensor histidine kinase: MKKREIYSKTKEKLGQIDDTDALFDNDLLNNQDATAHYINLVQGNITLAQLENSYSEKAKRAQHVLTHYVDSIFSPLGLEVKLQKEILQITFKNTEQKLLNNPIVVYKTNGNLMHPLELSSGTWATERTVKQLTKEESTITVEQEDKPYSFLVLRKSTFEVVNINWVVFKELAFLLLNTLLILIALLFLFYKTYQNLKKQQKKIGQLHDTVDNISHELKTPIATLKVALKTLEKHPDPTIIAVMTRQLERLEQTLEPLNEPKKEISNIVIANHQIATLLSDFKLAHPDIHFEMNDITKVAVPLNDVDFNTILVNLMDNSIKYGATQLHISITNDQNLCKIQVRDNGIGIIQKEIPHIFEKFYRIQKNNIHDTKGLGLGLYLINNIVNRHQGNIQVSSKQNQGTTFNISIPHEN
- a CDS encoding DUF2157 domain-containing protein gives rise to the protein MKKLDVTKQEKESLEEAIQFWEKEKIIDASTASAMVNSIDVKSFDWKRLARYAFWVALASLVFAVFSLMTDTAFLKFVDTLYEAPNILFCLFFAALGVLFYTLGFRYKTKFPNKNLSIETMMLIGVFATAACIGFLGKVLDKNSMHYSLLFLLSVLIYGYLANRLKSKLIWVFMLIALGIWFATETAYHSDWGFKFWGMNYPLRFTIFGFVLTLVAIYIQPRFKQLMEFQSLSYLIGLLYLMVSLWSLSIFGNYSDFYEWTLVRQYHIFYWGLLSTAVSAGLVIYGLKMKDNTTREIGFVFFVLNVYTRYVEYLWDNINRAIFFLILAISFWFVGRWAEKLWQKREEGIDG
- a CDS encoding outer membrane beta-barrel family protein, with translation MKFLIIFLLLPFIGQAQGKRLAVKVCDQSERALTDVTVVLLDSAGKLIYTSQVDTAGRFDYTIAEKNLYRLAISHLNYENQELYFRSDTVQKLVLIKLSPNETKLEEAQVTGKRPRVIRKIDRLEFNVQGSNLSGLNSWDILKRTPMVMLTGSNIAVRGDKKVAVMINERKLMLTGEELKTLLENTAGSDVQAIEVITNPPAKYEAEGSTIINIKMTKSQLYGYRGVVLALAEQSNYAKQLFGLTQYYKNEKINLRATYNYGRGTYARYGTDFVYYPNEQTSWESIMTRIDKNNSQNSYVFSFDYTPDTSLTIAIGLNGYYGPKSAGVYRVPTSIYNKDGQLESSYLTKNDHVDSRKTNNLYLQVNKKINSNWNANWSSYFTTNRRSNLQDVWTDLNFKDQEPTSTRFVSDNASQNQLLSTQLDFSANLNKVALEFGGKFSTVKTKSTLLFFDDERGSFQERADKSNVFDYDEQQFAAYASMEYKWGKWSWKGGLRLENTALNGIVSEPADRNHQNYWALFPTFYAQYHTDQEYQWGFSYGKRISRPAYSWLNPAKSYYNLFSYFQGDPRLRATIIHNLNIMFTKENWNVDLFYRYEQWPSMEISIQDNINHQLIYQYTNIKKGQGAGVDLSKSFQLLKNWSLNTQLEGMYNVNYYQGRDLELYRNQVWMANGNVSSTFLLNKNVDWNLEIGNTFESPTIQGPFKISGYSSTYLLTNRKFFNKKFEVNFSFMDIFKTEKQRVSSQYADQNNYYNDYRDTRKVNVTLRYHFGNQKIKNSANVPKKTEEQGRL